One window of Triticum dicoccoides isolate Atlit2015 ecotype Zavitan chromosome 5A, WEW_v2.0, whole genome shotgun sequence genomic DNA carries:
- the LOC119298047 gene encoding mitochondrial inner membrane protease subunit 2-like produces MAWAALRPVVKACIGGSLIGLTISDRYFSFAAVHGDSMRPTFEGSADGREYALVKRSPLYDYSRGEVVVLASPVDHQRKTIKRLIGLPGDWVSLPDKEEVRKIPEGHCWVEGDNGGVSRDSRAYGPVPLGLVQGRVTHVVWPPSKMGRVDKRVPSEGRVMPQRNL; encoded by the exons ATGGCGTGGGCGGCGCTGAGGCCGGTGGTGAAGGCCTGCATCGGCGGCTCCCTCATCGGCCTCACCATCTCCGACCGCTACTTCTCGTTCGCGGCCGTCCACGGCGACTCCATGCGCCCCACCTTTGAGGGCAGCGCAG ATGGACGCGAGTACGCGCTGGTGAAGCGGAGTCCCCTCTACGACTACTCCCGCGGCGAGGTCGTCGTCTTGGC gTCGCCGGTGGACCACCAGAGGAAGACGATCAAGAGGCTGATTGGGCTGCCCGGCGACTGGGTCAGCCTCCCCGACAAGGAGGAGGTCCGGAAGATACCGGAGGGCCACTGCTGGGTCGAAGGGGACAACGGCGGCGTCAGCCGGGACTCGAGAGCCTACGGCCCT GTGCCGCTTGGTCTGGTGCAGGGGAGGGTGACGCACGTGGTGTGGCCGCCTAGCAAGATGGGCCGCGTCGACAAGAGGGTGCCGTCGGAAGGAAGGGTCATGCCACAGCGCAATCTCTAG
- the LOC119300130 gene encoding uncharacterized protein LOC119300130, with product ATLPVDLLLEIAARSDAVSVVRCAAAAKPLRRAILDRGFRRLLAQRATATSGYDPSLLRGVSYKVEDSDADRPARVVQPVPPDEPSVLRFNESLAFEPVASRDGLVVLRRLRPRPLFGQSIEEGPPGSVLRVCHSFTGAVSVLPSVSIRDYRKHALLSVDDNGRAFELLVADERLRIQIYSSREGRWGPVRAALPRRQSRPFHDSYPLVIGRTVHWLCNPEPLPPGRHLSGPEPYIVAVDVDTMEATVIDLPRGCTSRMTASMSHRGLLLAASVDGRLKVVVSETQVISMWTMLPPVEGEPSSPPRWIRQVLIDKQDWGVHSSVQFEGFGLRSGTVILYVGRVGLIRLNLATKEAVVVYHRSDTAYISQVCLHEIDLSSLLQTMKPLS from the coding sequence GCCACCCTCCCGGTCGACCTGCTCCTCGAGATCGCGGCCCGCTCCGACGCCGTCTCCGTCGTGCGCTGCGCGGCCGCCGCCAAGCCGCTGCGCCGCGCCATCCTCGACCGGGGCTTCCGCCGCCTGCTGGCCCAGCGCGCCACCGCCACCTCCGGCTACGACCCGTCCCTCCTCCGCGGGGTCTCCTACAAGGTCGAGGACAGCGACGCCGACCGTCCCGCACGCGTCGTGCAGCCCGTGCCCCCCGACGAGCCCTCCGTGCTCCGCTTCAACGAGAGCCTCGCCTTCGAGCCCGTCGCCTCCCGCGACGGCCTCGTCGtgctccgccgcctccgccccagGCCCCTCTTCGGGCAGTCCATCGAAGAGGGGCCCCCCGGCAGCGTGCTCCGCGTCTGCCACAGCTTCACCGGCGCCGTCTCCGTCCTCCCCTCCGTCTCCATCCGCGACTACCGCAAGCACGCGCTGCTCTCCGTCGACGACAACGGCCGCGCCTTCGAGCTGCTCGTCGCCGACGAGCGCCTGCGCATCCAGATTTACTCCTCCCGGGAGGGCCGCTGGGGCCCCGTCCGCGCCGCGCTCCCCCGCCGCCAGTCCAGGCCGTTCCACGACTCCTACCCCCTCGTCATCGGCCGCACCGTCCACTGGCTCTGCAACCCGGAGCCGCTGCCGCCCGGCCGCCACCTGTCTGGCCCGGAGCCGTACATCGTCGCCGTGGACGTCGACACcatggaggccaccgtgattgatctGCCGCGGGGCTGCACCAGCAGAATGACGGCCTCTATGAGCCACCGGGGCCTCCTCCTGGCCGCTTCCGTGGACGGGAGGCTCAAGGTTGTGGTCTCGGAGACCCAGGTTATATCAATGTGGACCATGTTACCCCCCGTCGAGGgggagccgagctcgccgccgagaTGGATCCGGCAGGTGCTCATAGACAAGCAGGACTGGGGCGTGCACAGCTCAGTTCAGTTCGAGGGATTCGGGCTCAGGAGTGGCACTGTCATCTTATACGTAGGCAGAGTTGGGCTCATTCGGCTCAACCTTGCCACAAAAGAGGCGGTCGTCGTCTACCACCGCAGCGATACGGCATACATCTCGCAGGTTTGCCTGCACGAGATTGATTTGTCCTCTCTGCTCCAGACCATGAAGCCTCTGAGCTAG